In the Patescibacteria group bacterium genome, ATTTAAAATTACTCATCTCATCATTTGGAAGTATAGTATTTACTTTTTCTTCAGGAGCAAGTTGTAAAAAATTTACAATATTTTGACCTTTTGCTTGACGAGTTGCAACAGGTATTTCATATGCTTTCAATTGAAATGCTCTACCACGACTAGTAAAAAACAATAAATCTGAATGTGTAGTACAAGAGAATAACCTTTCTATAATATCTTCTTCTCGTGTTGAAGATCCTATAACTCCTTTACCACCTCTATTTTGAGTGTGAAAATTATCAATACTCATCCTCTTTATATAACCATCTTTTGTCATTATTACGACTATATCTTCTTTTGGAATAAGATCTTCACTTGATATTTGGTCTACCTCACCCTTTATAATTCTAGTTCTTCTCTCATCGCCAAATTTGTCTTTCATTTCTTGAAGCTCATCTTTTATAATCTTCAAAACCTTCTTTGGATCACCAAGTATTGCAGTAAGTTCTTTTATAATTCTCATTTTTTCTTCTAGCTCTTTTTCTAATTTTATTTTTTCAAGATTTGCAAGTTGTTGCAATCTCATTTCTAATATTGCTACTGCTTGTCTATCTGAAAGTTTGAACTGCTTTATCAAATTTATTTTTGCAACATCTTTATCTTTTGATTGTTTGATGGTCTTTATAATTGCATCAATATGCTCTAATGCCATTACCAAACCTTCTAATATATGAGCTCTATCTTTTGCTTTATTCAAATCAAATGTAACTCTTCTCACTACAACATTTTGTCTATGTTTTATAAATTCTTCTAAAATACTTTTTAGACCCATTAGTTTTGGTTGAATTCCATTTATAAGAGCAACCATATTAAAATGAAATTTTTCTTGCAATTGGGTATGCTTATACAATGCATTCAAAACTTTCTTTGGATAAGACGCATCTTTCAATTCAATGACTATTCGAACACCTTCTTTGTTTGATTCATCTCTTAAATCACTTATACCTTGAACTTTTTTATCTTTTACCAAAGATGCTATTTTTTCTATCAAAACAGATTTATTAACCTGATATGGTATCTCATTTACTATTATTCTAAAGCCTCTCTTTGTCTCCTGTATATCTGTTTTAGCCCTTACTACTATTCCACCTCTTCCTGTTGTATAAGCTGCTCTTAATTCTTTTATATCATATGCAATACCACCAGTTGGAAAATCTGGTCCTTTTATAAATTCCATAAGACCATCTGTATCTGTATCTGGATTATCTATAAGAGCACAAATAGCATCTACTAACTCTCCTAAATTATGTGGTGGAATATTCGTAGCCATACCAACTGCAATTCCCATAGAACCATTTAAGAGTAAATTTGGTAATTTTGCTGGAAGCACTATTGGCTCTTTCTGAGAACCATCATAGTTTGGCATGAAATCAACTGTTTCTTTTTCTATATCATAAAGCATTTCTTCTGCTGTCTTGTGAAGTTTTGCCTCAGTATAACGCATAGCAGCAGCACCATCTCCATCCATAGAACCAAAATTTCCCTGACCATTTACAAGTGGGTAACGAAGTGAAAAATCTTGAGCCATTCGGACCAATGAATCATAAACAGCTGTATCTCCATGTGGATGATATTTACCAAGCACTTCTCCGACTACGGTTGCGGATTTTCTAAATTTACCACTTGATCTAAGACCCAATTTCCACATCGCATAAAGAATTCTACGATGTACTGGTTTCAATCCATCACGAACATCTGGAAGAGCACGAGCTACAATTACACTCATAGCATAATCAAGATATGATGCTTCCATTTCTTCAACAAGTGGTTGATTTATTATATTTTTTTCATTTGGAGTTCTCTCTGCATATTTTTGAATTTCTTCATTTCCATTATTTGATCCATTTAAAAAGTTATCTGATTTTTCATCATTTTCCAAATCTTCTTCATTATTATCCTCATCTTCTAAAATTGAATTTGACCCAGTAGGAACAATCACAGCTTCTTCATCTTTTTTGGTAGCATCAAGTATATTTTTTTGTAAATCTTTTATTTCTTCTTCTATAAGTTTTTCTTTTGTTTCTGCTTTTGCAATTTTCTTAATCTTTGATTCTAATTTTTTAACAATTTTAACAGGCTTCAATATTTCTTTTTTTTGAAGTTTTGGGGATACTTTTTTAGGGATTATTACTTTCTTAATTTCTTTCTTTTTTGAAGCTGTTTTTACTACTTTTTTAACAGGAACAGATTTCTTAACATGACTATCCTTAGAAACTTTAATAGGTGCTTTTTTACTTACTTTTTTAATACTCCAAGCCATATATTTATATTGATATTTACTAATTAAAATAAAGAAAAATGACTACCTTTAGTCATTTCTATTTTACCTCATTTTGAGTCAAAAATCAACCCGAATTAGACACCAAATATACTATAGACCGGAGACGTAAATTGACATTTTTTGATGTTGTGATAAGGTTTTTTTAAAGAAAAATTAAGCTAAGGAGGCTTAAAATGGAAAACATACAAACACGAGAAGATATCGTAACCACCATTCTCCGAGAAAAAAACCCTGAGGAGAAAGTTTTTGTTCTAAAGAAAGAACAAGGTTATATAGTAATTTTTTGCGAAAAAATGAAAGCATACCCAATTAGTCAACTGCTTTCTTCTACGGTCGGAACAAATCCAACTCAAATAATATCTCCTCGCTACTTCGGATGTGAATTACAAGGTATTACAAAGGGAATAGCTTGGGGTTGGAAAAATGATGAGGAAAAAATTGTCATCTATGACTGGTCATGGACACTTGAGCCAGAAAAAAATGAATTTACCTACATGAGAGGACACAAGTATTGTGGGGTTCCAGATACTTTAGTAGAGGAATTCCCGACGACATAAAGATAAAAACAATTATAAAGCCAGGACTAAATCTCCTGGCTTTGACATTTTAAAAAATATATTAATACTAATTTTTTCTAATATAAAATTTTTATCCCGTCCACGGCATGCCGCCATGAAGTGCGGATGACGAGATTATTTTAAAACCTTTTCTAGAATATTTATCATTTCTTCCTTAGAATAATATTCTATATTTATACTACCCTTTCCACGCTTATCATTTATCTTTACTTTTGTATCTAAATAATTTCTAAGATTCTCTTCAATAGACAAAATATTCGGATCTTTTTGCAATGTTCTACTGTGACTTTTTACAACAGTCTTGTGTAGCTCATCACTTGTATCTTTTACATTCAAATTATCTGATAAAATTTTTTTCAAAAGTTCTTTTTGCTTATTCTCATCTTCTAGTGACAAAAGTAATTTTGCATGTCCAAAACTTATTCTTTCATCTTTTAGATATTTTCTCACAGAATCAGGCAAATTTCTAAGTCTCAAAATATTTGCAATAGTAGACCTATTTTTTCCAAGCTTTTTAGCTATTTCCTCTTGAGTGAGATTAAATTCTTTCATAAGTCTATAACACGCCTCTGATTCTTCTAATAAATTTAGATTTTGTCTTTGTATATTTTCTATAATAGCGAGCTCTAATTTTTTTGTACCAGTTATATTCATTACTATTACAGGTACTTTGAAAAGATTAAGCATTTTTGCAGCCTTAAGCCTTCTTTCACCAGCTACAAGCTCATAACCATCTATACCATCTTGAGTAACAATAAGTGGTTGTATAATTCCATGCTCTCTTACAGAATTCATAAGATCTTCTAATTTATCCTCATCAAAATCTGTTCTAGGTTGCCATGGATTAGCTTTTATTTTATCAACTTCTATTTGAAAAATTTTTTCTGTTGATGTTGGATTTTCTTTTATTTCAAAAACTTCATGATTCACATCACTCATATCAGTATTTATTTTTTTTGGTATTAGTGAACTAAGTCCTCTACCTAATCCATACTTATTCGTCATAGTTCATATTATTTAATATAAATAAAATTAATCTTTAGTTTTAAATAAATTATAAGATTCCAATACTTCTCTCGCCAATCTCTCATAAGCTTTTGCACCAGGAGATCTCAAATCATAATCCAAAATACTTTTACCGTGGGATGGTGCTTCAGCTAGTCTAACATTTCTAGGAATAACAGTTCTAAAAATTCTATTTGGAAAATATTTATATAATTCATTAAAAACCCCCTCACTAAGTTTATTTCTTTTGTCATACATTGTAAGAACAGCTCCTAAAATATTCAATTTTGGATTAAGATTTTCTTGAATCAAACCTATTGTATTTAACAACTGCCCAAGACCTTCAAGTGCATAATATTCTGATTGTACTGGAATAAGTACATCTGTTGCTGCGGATAATGCATTTATAGTAAGAAGCCCCAAAGATGGCGGACAATCAATAAGTACAAAATCATAATATTCTTTTATATCTTTTAGATTATTTAACAATTGAAACTCTCTTTCATCTATTGACACCAAATCTACGCTAGCTCCTGCAAGATCTGGGCTAGCTGGAGCAAGATGAAGTCCTTCAAGTCCAGTAGATAATATAACATGTTTCATAGTAATTGGACCCGGAATAAGTACTTCATACATACTTGCCTCTAATTCCTTATAATTTATACCAAGCCCTGATGAAGCATTTCCTTGTGAGTCTATATCTATTACAAGTACTTTTTTACCAAAATACGTTAAATATGCTGCCAAATTAATAGTAGTTGTAGTTTTTCCAACTCCACCTTTTTGATTCACTATAGCTATTACTTCAGACATATTATAAATGTTTATTTATATATATTATATCAAACTAATAAGAAATAAAAAAACATATTTAAAAATATATAATAATTTCTAATAAATAAAATAACTATTAAATAATATTACCCGCTCTTAGCATTTCTTAACTAATTCAATAATCTCTTCAAATGATGAAGTTTGATAATCTGCTCCATCAACTTTATCTTTAGAATAAATAATAATTTTCATACCTGCAGCTTTGGCTGCCAACATATCACTTTCCAAATCTCCTATATATACACATTGTTCTGGTTTGATTCCTAATTTTCCAGCTGCTTTTAAAAGTGGATCTGGATAAGGTTTATGTCTAACAGTATCACAAAATGATATAGCTACTTTGAAATACTTTTCCAATTTAGCTAATTGAGGAATGCTATAAATACTTTCTTTTACTCTACTTGTGGCCAAACCCAAAAGATAATTTTTATTCAATTCTTCTAAAACTAATTCAACATTTTCTGGAATTTTTAAAAGTTCCATTGGATAAAGAGAACCCCTATCTCTACCTGCTTCCCAAATTTTATTTATTTCCTCTTCGTCAGTAGAATTCGTAAAATATTTTACAACATCAAGCATTGAAAGATGAAATGTTTCTTTAAAATTTTCTCTAGTTGGTGGTTTATAATTAAACTCTGTCATCAAATTTTGAAAAAACTTTAAATTCGCTTCAAAAGAGTCCAACAAAACCCCATCAATATCAAAAATTACTGCTTTTATATTATTATTTTTCATATTACAAGATTATTCATAATATTTTAATAATAACATTTTTTAAAACAAAAAAATATCTATTAATAGATATTTATGTATGTGCCCGACTTTGCCAATGCTACGTCGGACTATTCTTCTTTCTTCTTCGAAGAGTCGAATGGCTGTGCCATTCGAAATCCGCCTTTGGCGAATGAAGAATGGTAGCAGGGGTGGGAATTGAACCCACGACCTCGGGCTTATGAGTCCCGCGCTCTAACCAACTGAGCTACCCTGCCATAGTTTTATTATAAATTACAAATTTTAATTTTCAAACTAATTGAATACTTATAACATCTGCGAAGTTGGTGTAACCAACTGCCTGTCCTCCGTAGTCTCACTGAACGGGACGAGGGGGAAGCTACCCTGCCAAAAATATATATAAATTTTAAACCATTTTACAAAAAAAATAAATAATCTCTATTTATTTTACAAACCCTGAAAAATAATTAAATAGGTTTTTGGTAGCGGGGGGGGGATTTGAACCCCCGACCTCCAGGTTATGGGCCTGGCGAGCTGCCAAACTGCTCTACCCCGCGATAATATAATAAAGATACTGAACAAATTACATATTGTCAAGCTTACATAATTGGTACCGAAGGAGGGACTCGAACCCTCACCCTGAAACAGGACACGATTTTGAGTCGTGCGCGTCTACCAGTTCCGCCACTTCGGCATAAAAATATCTCCAAAAATCTACTTTTAAAATCGTGATAATATTTTAATTGAAATATAAGCTTAAGTCAATCAAAAGACACCCAAAAAATAAAGTGATATAATATAAACATGTTTTTATCAGTACATGCAACAGTGGCTATAACAAGTATAAATTATACACAAAATCCTATACTTCTTTTTTTAATTAACTTTTTTCTTCATTATTTACTAGATGCTATCCCGCATGGTGATGGAGATAATATAAAAGGATTCAAAAATCCAATAATAAATTTGGCAATCCTATCTTTTTTGGATTTATTTTTCGTCTTAATTATTTTATATTTTTCACACAACAATCTTAAATATAATTACAATACTTTAATTCCTGCAATAATCGGAGCTATACTACCAGACTATCTATGGGGATTATATAAAATCACAAATCTAAAAATCCTAAAATGGGCAAATGATATAAATGAATTATCACATAAAATAATAAAATACAAACCGCACTATTTGATAGAATACGGTTTGCAATTTATACCTATAATAATTTGCTATATAATTCTAAAATACTAAAAATTTTACTTTAATATAGCCCCAACTGGACATGCTTCAATAATTTCTTCTTGTTCCATGCCTTCACATTTTTCACATGAACATTCTGCTTTGCCATCTATGTCTATTTTAAAACAATCTGGACACAAACTTACACAGGTTCCACATGATATACATTTTTCTTTATCTACGTGCATAATATTTTATTTTATTAATTAATTTACTATCCTCTTATAACTAAATAAACAATATAACCAACATACAAAAATACTAAACTAGCTCCTTGCCATCTTTGAATGACATTTTTCTTTCCAACAAACATATAAATAAATACCAATATCGTGATAAATGTACCAAATAATACATCCACATTCAACACAGAATTAAACAATACTGGCCTTATAATAGCACTAAGTCCCAAAACCCAAAGTATATTAAAAATATTTGAACCAATCACATTTCCTATTGCAATATCTGAATTTTTTTTGAGAGCTGCTACAACTGAAGTAGCAAGTTCTGGTAGAGACGTTCCAATAGAAACTATAGTAAGAGCAATAAGCGATTCTGAGACTCCCCAATACATAGCAATATTAGTAGCACTCCTTACAACAAAATCACCACCAAGTGTAAGGGCAAATATTCCTCCAATTATGAAAAGTATTGATTTTAATGTAGAAAGCTTTTCTACATTTTCAGATTCTCCCTCAGTCTTAGATATACTAAATGTATAATATAAAAATACAATAAAAAATAAAATCATTATTATTCCATCTATTCTTGTTACAAAATTAGCTACTCCTTTATCTATTATTACATCATTTACTAAAACATCTAATACTAAAAAGGCCAACAAAGCAAATGGTATTTCTATTCGAACAGTCCCCTTTTTTACAACAAGTGGATATATCATAGCTGATATTCCAAGAATAAGTAATATATTAGCTATATTTGAACCAACAACATTTCCCATAACTATCTCACCACTACCTCTTATACTTGCCATTACATTTACTATAAGCTCTGGTGCCGATGTACCAAAGGCAACTATTGTAAGTCCTATTACAATATTTGATATGCCAAACTTTTTTGCCACAGAAGATGCACCTCTTACTAAATAATCAGC is a window encoding:
- a CDS encoding HAD family hydrolase, giving the protein MKNNNIKAVIFDIDGVLLDSFEANLKFFQNLMTEFNYKPPTRENFKETFHLSMLDVVKYFTNSTDEEEINKIWEAGRDRGSLYPMELLKIPENVELVLEELNKNYLLGLATSRVKESIYSIPQLAKLEKYFKVAISFCDTVRHKPYPDPLLKAAGKLGIKPEQCVYIGDLESDMLAAKAAGMKIIIYSKDKVDGADYQTSSFEEIIELVKKC
- the gyrA gene encoding DNA gyrase subunit A codes for the protein MAWSIKKVSKKAPIKVSKDSHVKKSVPVKKVVKTASKKKEIKKVIIPKKVSPKLQKKEILKPVKIVKKLESKIKKIAKAETKEKLIEEEIKDLQKNILDATKKDEEAVIVPTGSNSILEDEDNNEEDLENDEKSDNFLNGSNNGNEEIQKYAERTPNEKNIINQPLVEEMEASYLDYAMSVIVARALPDVRDGLKPVHRRILYAMWKLGLRSSGKFRKSATVVGEVLGKYHPHGDTAVYDSLVRMAQDFSLRYPLVNGQGNFGSMDGDGAAAMRYTEAKLHKTAEEMLYDIEKETVDFMPNYDGSQKEPIVLPAKLPNLLLNGSMGIAVGMATNIPPHNLGELVDAICALIDNPDTDTDGLMEFIKGPDFPTGGIAYDIKELRAAYTTGRGGIVVRAKTDIQETKRGFRIIVNEIPYQVNKSVLIEKIASLVKDKKVQGISDLRDESNKEGVRIVIELKDASYPKKVLNALYKHTQLQEKFHFNMVALINGIQPKLMGLKSILEEFIKHRQNVVVRRVTFDLNKAKDRAHILEGLVMALEHIDAIIKTIKQSKDKDVAKINLIKQFKLSDRQAVAILEMRLQQLANLEKIKLEKELEEKMRIIKELTAILGDPKKVLKIIKDELQEMKDKFGDERRTRIIKGEVDQISSEDLIPKEDIVVIMTKDGYIKRMSIDNFHTQNRGGKGVIGSSTREEDIIERLFSCTTHSDLLFFTSRGRAFQLKAYEIPVATRQAKGQNIVNFLQLAPEEKVNTILPNDEMSNFKYLMFVTKNGLIKKTEIDKFSNMRRSGLISIKLKDDDLLRWVKPTSGKDDIMLITSNGQSIRMKEKDIRSMGRSASGVRGIRLKKNDEVVGMIIILDGSSSSDELCVVMANGFGKRTTLKSYKIQGRGGSGVKTAKITTKTGKIVSAFFTNKEIKEKDIIIISIGAQVIRLTVKNIPVIGRDTQGVRLMRFKKNDDIVASVTVV
- a CDS encoding ParB/RepB/Spo0J family partition protein → MTNKYGLGRGLSSLIPKKINTDMSDVNHEVFEIKENPTSTEKIFQIEVDKIKANPWQPRTDFDEDKLEDLMNSVREHGIIQPLIVTQDGIDGYELVAGERRLKAAKMLNLFKVPVIVMNITGTKKLELAIIENIQRQNLNLLEESEACYRLMKEFNLTQEEIAKKLGKNRSTIANILRLRNLPDSVRKYLKDERISFGHAKLLLSLEDENKQKELLKKILSDNLNVKDTSDELHKTVVKSHSRTLQKDPNILSIEENLRNYLDTKVKINDKRGKGSINIEYYSKEEMINILEKVLK
- a CDS encoding ferredoxin, which codes for MHVDKEKCISCGTCVSLCPDCFKIDIDGKAECSCEKCEGMEQEEIIEACPVGAILK
- a CDS encoding calcium/sodium antiporter, with product MIILQFLLLLVGFVILIKGADYLVRGASSVAKKFGISNIVIGLTIVAFGTSAPELIVNVMASIRGSGEIVMGNVVGSNIANILLILGISAMIYPLVVKKGTVRIEIPFALLAFLVLDVLVNDVIIDKGVANFVTRIDGIIMILFFIVFLYYTFSISKTEGESENVEKLSTLKSILFIIGGIFALTLGGDFVVRSATNIAMYWGVSESLIALTIVSIGTSLPELATSVVAALKKNSDIAIGNVIGSNIFNILWVLGLSAIIRPVLFNSVLNVDVLFGTFITILVFIYMFVGKKNVIQRWQGASLVFLYVGYIVYLVIRG
- a CDS encoding ParA family protein; this translates as MSEVIAIVNQKGGVGKTTTTINLAAYLTYFGKKVLVIDIDSQGNASSGLGINYKELEASMYEVLIPGPITMKHVILSTGLEGLHLAPASPDLAGASVDLVSIDEREFQLLNNLKDIKEYYDFVLIDCPPSLGLLTINALSAATDVLIPVQSEYYALEGLGQLLNTIGLIQENLNPKLNILGAVLTMYDKRNKLSEGVFNELYKYFPNRIFRTVIPRNVRLAEAPSHGKSILDYDLRSPGAKAYERLAREVLESYNLFKTKD